From the Sebastes umbrosus isolate fSebUmb1 chromosome 23, fSebUmb1.pri, whole genome shotgun sequence genome, the window TCTGTAGATGCTTGTGAAGCTCAGACacttgcatacatacatacttacacacatacaaacatcagTTTGCTGCGAGTGTCCGTATTTTCCCCGAACAGATGCaccaggatggatggattgcaACATTAGTCATGGAAATAAAGGTCGTTGACGAGCATATTTCGTCATAATTTTCGGAAACGAAATTAGCCCGTAAGCCCGTGATTGAGCAAATATGCGTGaatctcttttttatttacaattttCATAGTGTGCCCAAGATGCCTTGCTGTATTTTCCTCTGTTCTAATtactgatttttcttttcttcattcCAGCTGATAGGTGACAAAGACGTTAAGAAATCTCCTTTGATTGAAACGACGACCACTGGGGACAACAACCAATCACTGAAACCACTCAAGAGGTAAATAGCttgataatgaaaaataatcaatGGAAACTAAATTAGTTTTAGGATTGTCAAGCCAACTATAGCACAGGCATAACTAAAAGTTTGAATAttgtattctgtatttttttgtattcgcTCTTGCTGTTCAAAATCCTGTACTACACTGATGCTGTAGTTCTGCACTAACggtgttaaatgtgtgtgtgttgcagcaaAGAAACGCTGCTTCTAGAGCCAGAAAAGGTCGCCCCACGCATCGAGACCTTAGAACCGGAGAAGGTggatgaaggagaggaggggaagaaggACGAATCAAGCTGCTCCAGTGAGGAAGAAGACGACGAAGATTCAGAGTCGGAGACTGAAGCAGGTACAGTGTGACTTATTTTTAGACTTCAAAATCAGGTCTGAAGACTAAACATTTACTGGTTATCAGTTAAATAACACACGTTCTTGCTTGCTTTTCAttcattgttgttttctttttgactCCTCCAGACAAGACCAAGCCTTCGGCATCGGTGAGCAACAGCACAACGCCCGCCCCGACCAGCATCAGCGTGTCACCTCCAACTAGCCCAACCAACCAGGTGACAACCCCCACTTCACCGGTAAAGAAGGTGCGACCTGGTGGATACATATTCATCACCTTACCCTGCGCAGATAGTTGCCACAGtactggcattaaaaaaaaaagacagattagCTGCTGATTGGTTGTAAAAAGGCCTTACAGCTGTGATGTAACCATGTCACTATTCCACCCTCAAACCACTTCAAGTAGTAACCGCACCTCCTCCGTCTCATCAGCGTTGCTCTACTGGGACGTGTTGGTGCCTCATTCTGTACACAAATCAGTAAAAATTCACCATCTATTTagtttttctctccccctccgAACACAAACCTAATTTCACAGCCGGCTGAAGAGGCATAAATGAGTTTGCGGTTCATACTCCAGGCCATCACACAAATAGTTGTCCCCGGTTGGGACTTGCTCTTGGTGTCGCAGTACAATGAGCACACATATCCAACAAATGTCACAGAGGCCCTGAGAATGACATTAATTGTTGGTGGCGTTTAACAAACATGGCAACGGGCTGCACAGTGGGGATGATTGGTGGCCAATACTGGATAATAACAGTTTACTATAAGAGCTGTTAAGAGGGAACCAGGAGAACACTACAGTGTAGTGAGATTGGTTTGGATGTTTGCTTGCATGGTAGTGTGTTCCCACTTTTGAgtctgctgccctctgctggcaAAATGAGGCTAATCATTTAACTTCAAGTGAACCTGGTGACTTTTTCCAAGGGCATGTCTGCTTCTTTCAGTCCACTGGTTTAAATGTGACATCATGTTTAACTGTTGGAAAggtattttaagtgttttgtttGGCTAAAGTTGTCATGGGCTACATATAGTACCAAAAAAGAAAtcccaaaataaaagcctcgaCGCTCATTCCATTAAGTCTGTGATATCAGACACAAACTGCATTATCGTTTCACACTCTTGACTGTTGCTTGTCAGCTTGGTGTATCAGGGCCTTACAGTGTTCTATCTCTCTGAATTTGCCCCCTTTAGTCGATGTCCTGCAGTGGCCACCTATACAAGACTTTCTAcatgttgtttctttattttctgcttCTTTTCTCGCAATGATCTCCTCTGTTCCAATCCCTCTTTGAAGCCTAGTGCTCACACATCACAATGTCTTCTGTCTAACAAGAGTGAGCAAAACATTAACAACGTCCAGTTTTGACACTACCAAAATGTTTGTTGGATCAACCGGTTTGGCAGTAAGCATTGTGTGGTGTGTGACtaggcctttaaaaaaaacatctgtccttgccataaagtgtgtgtttttcttttgctgctgcttctgtcttATTCTGGCTTTTTCTCTGTCTCAACCTCCTCCCTGCCCTCCCTCCCACGTCTTTCTCATCCGGGCCTCTTGTCTTGGTTGGCTTTAGTTTGATTATATTACTCCCCTCATGCCTGTGGCGGAGCCGGGCTGTCCTGCATTGTGGCGTCAAGGCTTGCGCAAAACTGGCATTTCTCTAGTGCCCAAAAAACCCATGGTGAGGCATTTGGTGTGCACCGGAGTTGTTCTCTCATCCTACATGCACCTCTGCACTGACAAAATACTTAACACCTCCCCTTAACTACCCCGGCCCGATCCAGGCGATCGCTGACTTTCACTCATCCGACCCTACATGGTGTTGTTTTCACTCGTAATCTACAAATGCACCGTCCTGGTCGTGCTTTCaccgtgtgtctgtgtggcttctgtgtttttgtttagttgGCTATGTATGCATCTTTGTatagtttgttttaaaaaatgtatatgtgGCCAGACCTGAAAACTATCAATCAGACTCTAAAATCACAACGGGTGTAATTGCGCTCCACAATTATCATATTTTGAGATACCTTTTTGtccagtagttgttgtagtagtagtggATGTGATCTCTTAACTAGCATGCCCTTCCTTAAACATGTCCTTTTTAATGCTCTCAACTTTGCAGCCCCCTGGAGATTAATCCGAACGGTTGACTTTTGTGTTACTCACCAAGATGACTAAAAATCTCATTTAACATCTTTTTATACTTTCAAAAAGCTTAACGTTGCACACTAAACCGCTGCCCCCTTTTTCGCCCTCAGGCCATTCAGCCTGCCGCAAAGGTCTCGACTAAAgtggaggaggacaggaaggacGAGTCTCCGTCATCGTGGCGGCTGGGGTTGAGGAAGACGGGCAGCTACGGGGCGCTAGCGGAGATCACGGCCACCAAGGAGGCTCTGCGGGAGAAGGACACGACCGGGGTGATGCGCTCAGCCTCGAGCCctcgcctctcctcctctctggaaaacaaagacaaagagaaggTCAAATATAGTATAGAATATTAGAAATATAAAAAGTAGTCATTGTCTTACCTTCTTTTAGCCTTATGTTTGTATTTGAAAAGGAATAAATCATCCATCGTATattagtgttgtcacaataTCAAAATTATGACATCAATACGATACCCTGAAATGATTGTAgtaatatttgacaaatcttccGTAAATTATCACTAACACGGCTCCTTTATTGTCCCTCTGTCTACAGGAAAAGGATAAAGGAACTCGGCTCGCCTACGTAGCCCCCACCATCCCCAGGAGGCTCGCCAGTACTTCAGACATTGACGAGAAGGAAAACAGGTGAAACTCAGGAGCTTAAGTGGCTCCGTGCAAAACATGCATTGGCATGAGCGGCTCCTGCTGCCCACTGCTGTGTGTTGCAGGCTAAAGGCCTCAATGCTCTGCATGGTGTGTGCggaaaatgctttttgttacgttacgttgtgcAGCAATTAGACTTTGAAATGACAAAAGAAAAGGGGTAGAATTAGGTTTATTGGGGAAATAGTATCATTTTCACATATCTGTCAGTATCTGTTTGGGGGAAGCCTGAGTTGTAGCTTGTGGTTCCCCAGGGATTCTACTGCTCTGATACGTAGCGGCTCATACACCCGGCGACGCTGGGACGACGACCTGAAGAACAGCGAAGGAAGCGCCTCCACCAACCGAACCCCCAGCTACCAGCGCAGGTTAGCCTCCAGTCTGCTGCGATCCCGCCAAAAAAACCTCCATCCCTCATCTCATCATCAGCTCCGTCTGATATGAAGTGTTTATCCATCGTGAGGTTGCATAGCTTTGGAACTGAAACCACAGTGTAGACAGCATTGATAGTCGTTTATCAATCATTCTACTGTGCATTTCGCttggatgatgtcatcagagatACATGCTTTCcatgcacagcagcagcagcagctactgaGAACGCTTTTTCTCTATCACTGCCACAAGAGTCTGTTGCATGACTGTACGTGTCCTGTCAGGTTGCTGTGCCGCTGAATTTGCAATGCAttacttttgacattttaacagGCCTATATACCTGTCTGACTCCCAGATAAATCAAATTCCTAGGGTTGTTTGTGGCACAAAACCTAGACATGGACTCATGCTGCATGCATGTCATATGGGAAAAATACTACAtctataaaaacatatttaatcttACCTTTTATATCTCTAAATTACCCTATTTTTAACCCTAAAACTTTGTGTGTTGATCATCAAAAATCTACAAAAGCCTTCTCCAAACACTGCACACTCCAGTTAAGAGCTGGCCCCATATGACATGAATGCACCAATAGTTTGTCAAAGCTTAATAGTCTTAAATATGTATGTTtcttatatctgtgtgtgtgcgcctccACCGCTAACATGCCTCTCTTGCCCACCCCCCCGCCTGCCAACACGCCAGCACGTCCCACACGCTAGCACTAGGGCGGAGCGGCAGCACGCGGGACGTGCCAGCCAAGTCTTCGTCCACCTCCAGCTTGGACCCTAACACCTGTAATACTAAACCCTGGCAGCCACCCACCTCCCACTACCAGTCTTACAGCATTTACCGCAGGTACACCAGCCTCCCCCGGGGGCACCACCCGTCCGTCTCTACACCCACCTGTcctctctgactgtctgtccTCCGCTCTGCTCAAGCGCCTACCATGTGTACTGTGTTGCATTTAATGTCCGTATGAATCTCGGAAAGGAGATGGTTGCGTTAACATTTAAAACTAGCCTCTGGATGAAGTCTGGTCCAAAGTAAAGGTTTAAATGTTTCCACAAACCCACCCACTAAATGCAGAAACTCGTCCTGCTGTTTCTTTGATTTTTAATGAAgcatttcagattttctttgaTTGACAAGTCTGCAAAAGTTGAATACTGATGTCATCGAGTAAATACCATGAGTATGCTCATTTTGATTTTTACTGAAAcagcatattttatattttaaatttcctttttaaatcaattatcatTATAATCAAAAAAATACAGTGATCCATTCAGTCGTCTCACAAAGACAGTTAGAGCTACTTACAAATTAACACCGTAATATCACAACAGTTTCCTGTAGATTGATTCACTATTAAGCTATTAAATATGACGGCATATTAGGACCATTAAAGGTTTAAGAAAAATCGGAATTTCTgaaattaaagtaataaatctatgaggaaaaaaacttggatattctctgagattaaagtggtaaatctacgagaaaaaactttcaagacaaaaaaaagtcatacaagtGTAATTTGATTAGGTCATCCACTAAAGGCATAATAATACGGCAAGCggtctgtggtgtgatgaggtcGACCAAAAATCTTCTTTGCTAtcgtttttctcgtaaatgtgtGACTCAAATTTTAgaaaatattcaagttttttctcgtaaatttgcaaaaagaaattctcgcaaatttatgactttaatcttggaaattctgtgtaataataaatacatttatttatttacgtacAGTGGTCCTAATACGCTGTCATAATCAAGCCTAGGCTTCATTGACCTTTTCATAATGCAGTCAGAGCCGTCATCACTAGCATTCAGACTGACTGTCAAACAATGTTTCATTCAAACctctacaatttaaaaaaatgcaatataggCTCTAGAACTGTGAAGGAAATTGATGACTGTCTCATGCCCAATGTTTAATGCTTAAAATCATCAGAGTAAACATAAAGAGTTTCCCacccatttttttcccttttttttcaactAATAATCTCAGTTAATAATCAGAGCATCATCAACATAGCTTTATTTGTCTCCCGCTCTGGCTTACCGGTGACCCTGCTGTGTTTTATGTCTTGACATTTTGTCCTCCAGCGGCTCTTTTGGCAGAAGACACGAGGACCTGGGTTCCTcgaccacctcctcctcccccacgaccaccaccacctcctcatcTGTTACCTCGCCCACAGGCCACCGCGGCCTGCTCTCCAGcctgggctcctcctccacccgCACTGGCTCCACCAGTCTCACCAGCAGGTACATGAACAGAAAAAGGACATACCGTACACCTGTAATACACACCTTCTAGATAGTCAACTAGTTTTGTAACTCTGTGGCTTTTCTCATAGAGGGTTTATTATCCCAAAATGACTGCCAGAAGATCTGTCAGGCTAGTCAAGTTTCTTTATGAAATGCTTGTGTTGAACAGGTACTGGTCAGAGGAGAGTGCAGAGAGGGAAAAGGACAAGGAGAAGGAGTCTGCTGCGGTCATCCCAACTATGAACACTGGCTCTACTACGACCACCACATCTACCACTACCACCCCCGCCATATCTACCACTACCACCACTGGCATCGTCACTGGCATTGTCACTGGCATTGTCACTGGCTCTGAACGAcgcaggtaaaacacacatacacacacacacactagtgttgtcacgataccgAAATTATGACTTGGTTAAAGATACCTGCCTAAATAACTTGATAccgataccatggtaaaaaccTAAAACATCGGCTACAGTACTTTAGTGCCATATTTCGATTTGTGCGTCTGCTTCGACGGTCGGTAAGAGCACTGGTATTTGCAGCGTGCAtatgagagaaaacaaacagttgGCATGCCCGCTATGCCTGCAGGAAGTGGAAGCAGAGCGCCGCACACACGGACTGCTCCGCTGTTATATCGACGCAACTCATAAATAGAGAATAAAGAATCTTTCTTATATAATAGTGAATTGATGCTGTAGCATTAAAATGAGACAATGGGTTAATCTCATCTGCATTAGtgttaaatttacattttaatttgctgATGCTGGCCTGTTATTGTCATCTTATTGTTATTAGCCTTAGATATGATGGATATGATTCGTTTTGTTTGATCAATTTGTAGTTCAGATTTTGTTTATTTGGGGACGTTAATTGCTATTTTGGACTTTCAGCATCCCAgagcattatgtgtgtgtgtgttgtttttttcttggcaTAAGTTAACATCGCTGGGGAAAAGAAGAGTTCTTAAGATGTTATCTTGTTTTATTTActatatttgtttatgtataTTCATGAAATGTTCAAGATCAGATAGCTTGGATATTTGAACAAAGCATTAACTGTAAGCAGCTTGAAGAAATATTGGCATTAACCTTAGAAGCTGCCATCAGTCAAACAATAATCCGGATGCATTTCCTCTGTTTGAGAACGGGGTGTGCGCGTGATCTTTAACTCTGTACACAGTGTGGAGGGGAAGAGAGAGTCTGTCCTGTGATAGAGGGATAGTGTCACAGAAAGCATGTGTTTTGAGTGGGGTCAAGTGCTCGTCTTCCTGTTGCGCTGCTGAAATAAGCCACCTGTCATGGTGGGAGTGGGGCAGAGCCGGGACCGCTCCGGCAACTTATCCTTATAAGGAAGGTGGGCAGAAGCtgcactttttttccctccaaggCCACGGCTCCGACGCTGCGCTGAACGAGATCATACCTCTTTGTGGCCGACAGAGGCACACTGAGAGAAAGAGCTAGAATAGCTTACTGTTTTATTTCCCAAACTGTGTTGCCTGTTGAGCCTAAACACAGACATAACTTAATGTAGATTTAAGGGTTGTTTTAAAGCGGTATCTTAGGAAACTCAAACATTTTCCAGGAATGTTATCATCACATATATCTTCATTACAAGAAAACCTCCTCCCCCAACATTTCTTGACATAGATAGCTGCATCACATTCCACAAATGTACACCTGGAGCTGTGCAGTATATCTGCAGTCTTACTGTTGACAAGTGAAAGCCGGTGAATGCAACAGTCTGTCAGTTTTAGCCACTGAGCAGTTCCACTGATGGTGCTCTACGATTAATATCCTCGCTCTGCAGTTTTTTATTGTGTGAGGGGAGAGCGTTATTTTCTCACTTTCCCAGCTAGTCCAAAATTGAAAGCACCATCTACTGTagctaatacactgactatggataagtacctcatacatccccacttcaaaacaaccaaactatccctttaaggcaccATACTATCACAACTACACAATGAAGCTAATTACAGATGAATTTATAAAAGAGATTTTAACCGAAAAAAATGTATCCTTCCCCATCTCAAGTCATCTGAAGCTAGAGCTCagtatttttgcttttattgccAAAATAACtaaccttgtgtgtgtttgcttgtgtcTTTGTGTACGCCAGGTCATACCTGACGCCAGTCCGAGACGAGGAGTCAGAATCCCAGAGGAAAGCTCGCTCCAGACAGGCTCGACAGTCGAGGAGGTCCACCCAGGTTAGTCAACCAGTATCACCTCCATCCCACCAAAAGAGtcaccattttttttcaaagtacCAACAAGTAAAATGACAGAAGAGTCCAACATCATGGTGACCTGTAGGTGCCCCTGGTTTGCATTATGGTTTTATAGCCATAGactgtttaaataaatgttattatcTTGGTTGAAACGGCACTTTTTGTGTAAACAGGCAGCACTTAACATTAGGGCTGTACAAAGAGCTGATGATTTTACAAGCTGACAGTTTGGAAATTTATGACACTAAAAATTAAACATTGTAAAGCACTGGATTTTACTGCAGAGCCGGAAGATTAATAGTGAGATTCTggttttaaaatttaaataaaataaaataaatccaaGGAAATAATACTAATTCTAAAGATCGTGTATTGCTCTCCTCTTCCAGGGTGTGACGCTGACTGACCTGCAAGAGGCTGAGAAAACAATCGTCAGGAGTCGTCCCCCAAAGACCCgcgaggaggagaaggaggagaaagagaagcaggacaaggagaagcagcaggaggagaagaaggagttGGAGACCAAGGAAGACGATTACCGGTCGAAGTACCGCAGCTTCGAAGAGGTACATCTCTGCTCTGAGCTTTTTGTAATGACTTCTACACCTTGGAATATTTGACTACACTGTCCCTCTTACttgtctcccctctcctctctcccttccaGCGCTACCGGCCTTCGtcttcctcctctacctccgCCATTTCCACAGTCAGCACATCCTCCACCCCGTACTCCAGCACCACATTGTCCTCCAGTTCCAGCTCCCTCAACAGGCCCAACAGTCTGACGGGGATCACCTCCTCCTATAGCCGTTCCTCCAGAGACACGGAAAAAGGTCAGCGCCATTCCCATCCGAACACACACCTCTACAGCAGCTGGAGCTCCTCCgcacggcgattacctcattaacattatggttcccttatagcattggttTTAAATCTGAAACATTGCctaataggcgcttttgcttttcaatTTGACagcaaatcctccgccatctctcggtctgtcaactctctctcgtccggatagtgtgaaatctgactcctgcttcTCTGAGTTGtacagagcagacactttcactacAGATGGTAGCAtctgtcgtccgactatgtattgataacacggcgctgatacacaaaaaattaactaaatgggttttatttctattaaaaaaaagcaaaacgacagtGACGGCAGTGGGTgggtaatgtaatcggtgtatgttCAAACTCCGCTTAACACCAACTACTGTCGCAAGCACATAtgtcatctcaaagggctttacaggcCAACAACAGGAGGGTAATTCTCATAAAATTGCCGCCATATAAGCATTGGGATCACAGTCACGATTGGGATGATggttgaaatgaatgactaatACTCGTACATGTTGCTGTATGAAGAGCGTGCATATACCCGTACTATTCGGGTGTTAGGGGCTTAGGACAGAGAAGGTAGAGCAGACACAGCTTTAACTATCATGCAAGTGAAACTGAAAGAACTCAAATGCCGTACCGTCTGGTATAAAGTCATGTAGGAACAGCATGAGGATGATACTGGTCCACGTTCACATGGGCAAACTGCCACATGCTGATTAAGAGCGTCGAGACAGAAAGGGATTGGGTTGCGTTTAATATTAAGTCACTCCTCTCTTAACAAATAAATCCATGAAGCATCCCTGGGAAAATAGAAGTCCGTTCAACTGCAGGAAACACTGACCTCTTTGTTCTCCCATGACcgtaacctttttttttttcttttttttctccctctgaaCTCGAGCCAAGTCGAGTTGTTGTCCTGATTGTGCCGTGTGAAGTCAAATCACTGCCTTGTTTTAACCTGAACTTTTCCATTTTTCACTTTGAATTAGGATTACTGTATGGGCACTTGCATTGTTTCTGTTGTGTGTAAGCAGACCGAGTTGAAAAGGAGGCACCTTAGTCCTGCCGGTGTGGGCGGGACTTAATTGCACTGTGTCTCTATGTAGTGCTAAGATTTAacattatttcttttctctttcttctctttattgggtcttttcatttagtttcattttgGTATCTGGccagctgtgtgtatgtgtagttAACCTGCTGTCGCTCTTTTTCGATTGGACAGAAATGgacaaaaaggaggaggagaaggagggagaggacaaGTCTCAGCCCCGCTCCATACGGGATCGCAGGCGGCCCCGCGAGAAGAGACGCTCCACCGGCGTCTCCTTCTGGACCCAAGATGTAAGACACCGATAGAAGTTTTTCTTTTCCCTCGTCATAAGTATTCACAGCACTCTTGATGAGGTTCATAACACTCGCACAACCCCCCGAGTCTTCCTCTTTGATCATTTGGACGGTAACCCTTTTAATCTGCTCTTTTCAAATCCAGGGTGATGAAAATGACCCTGACCAGCAGTCTGACTCGGAGGAGGGCAGCACCAAGGGAGAGCCACAGGTAACGCAGATAAAAACTGACTTTCAAGCAGGAGCCCTCAAGCCAGGCCTTGTCTTGTGCGGGGTGACTTCCGTTTGATTCTTGCCCTTCTGCTTTTATTCTCTATTCTGGTCTTTCCTGTCTCATCTCATGAAGTCAAGGCCAAAGCAAGACTTTGATATTCACTTCTCTGCCCCCGTATAGCTGATTTCCTCCCCTCCCACTAATCTTTCCTTCTCACCGTCTGCAGGCTTTGAATTTTTAcattctctctcccccctcgtTTCCATTTTCTGGTGATTGTCTGGTTGCTGGGTCGACCTTGCAAACCAAAAGTGACCTCAGCCATAGATCAGTGGGTTTTCAAAACATGTAGACGTACAAAGGAAGTCTCGGTCACCGGGTCAGAGCGTGCACATGAATGAGAGTTTTTTCCAATTTGAAGTGAGATTTAAGAGGAACGAAAACACTTTTTCAACCTTCAGTTTGTGCTCTTTTGTGCAAATAAAGtcactgtaaataagaatttCAACCAGCGATGAGCAAAATGAACGTCTTCCAGTCCCTGAAATAGAAATGGAAACTATGAATAAGCTTTTGAATCCAATTAACTGCGTTCATACTATCCGTGGAAGTTCGCAGCCCTTCGTAGGGCAGAAAGGGCAGTGTTGTGAAAATATTGCTGGCTGGATGAACATCCTGTTTGAACGGGGAGTGTCCTTTGCAGCATTAACATAGCAGAGCAGACAGAAGTCGTTTACTTGAGAGCAATCAGCAGGGATACACAGCTTCCAGCCATCACTCTCAGTAGGACAGTAGAAAGGGTGGAGCAGCAACAACGGAGCACTAAATAGGAAACAAGCAATTATCTCTGCATGGAGATTGGAGAGCGGACAGGAAAAGCTTTCGAGTCTCTTCTTTTCCTGCCTGGTACTCTCAATTAAAAGCACCGAAATgttaaaatacgttttgagAATATGTTTAACAGACTCTTAAAAGAGTTTACTT encodes:
- the ppp1r12a gene encoding protein phosphatase 1 regulatory subunit 12A isoform X4, giving the protein MKMADAKQKRNEQLKRWLGSETDQEPPVLKKKKTKVKFDDGAVFLAACSSGDTEEVLRMLDRGADINYANVDGLTALHQACIDDNVDMVTFLVEHGAGINQPDNEGWIPLHAAASCGYLDIAEYLISQGANVGVVNSEGETPLDIAEEEAMEELLQNEINRTGVDIEAARKEEERVMLRDARQWLNSGQIQDSRHTKSGGTALHVAAAKGYVEVLKLLIQTGYDVNIKDFDGWTPLHASAHWGKEEACRILVENLCDMDLINKMGQTAFDVADEDVLGYLEELQKKQNLLIGDKDVKKSPLIETTTTGDNNQSLKPLKSKETLLLEPEKVAPRIETLEPEKVDEGEEGKKDESSCSSEEEDDEDSESETEADKTKPSASVSNSTTPAPTSISVSPPTSPTNQAIQPAAKVSTKVEEDRKDESPSSWRLGLRKTGSYGALAEITATKEALREKDTTGVMRSASSPRLSSSLENKDKEKEKDKGTRLAYVAPTIPRRLASTSDIDEKENRDSTALIRSGSYTRRRWDDDLKNSEGSASTNRTPSYQRSTSHTLALGRSGSTRDVPAKSSSTSSLDPNTCNTKPWQPPTSHYQSYSIYRSGSFGRRHEDLGSSTTSSSPTTTTTSSSVTSPTGHRGLLSSLGSSSTRTGSTSLTSRYWSEESAEREKDKEKESAAVIPTMNTGSTTTTTSTTTTPAISTTTTTGIVTGIVTGIVTGSERRRSYLTPVRDEESESQRKARSRQARQSRRSTQGVTLTDLQEAEKTIVRSRPPKTREEEKEEKEKQDKEKQQEEKKELETKEDDYRSKYRSFEERYRPSSSSSTSAISTVSTSSTPYSSTTLSSSSSSLNRPNSLTGITSSYSRSSRDTEKEMDKKEEEKEGEDKSQPRSIRDRRRPREKRRSTGVSFWTQDGDENDPDQQSDSEEGSTKGEPQSDRLSRNESSTSSLDRNDTLYSRGYGESRRTYSSRLDRDDTTDYKKLYEQILAENEKLKAQLRDTDLELADLKLQLEKATQRQERYADRSQLEMEKRERRALERKISEMEEELKNLPQVKQVQALRQVKERLQAENRALSRVLAKLSRSACSQLPTVDL
- the ppp1r12a gene encoding protein phosphatase 1 regulatory subunit 12A isoform X8, encoding MKMADAKQKRNEQLKRWLGSETDQEPPVLKKKKTKVKFDDGAVFLAACSSGDTEEVLRMLDRGADINYANVDGLTALHQACIDDNVDMVTFLVEHGAGINQPDNEGWIPLHAAASCGYLDIAEYLISQGANVGVVNSEGETPLDIAEEEAMEELLQNEINRTGVDIEAARKEEERVMLRDARQWLNSGQIQDSRHTKSGGTALHVAAAKGYVEVLKLLIQTGYDVNIKDFDGWTPLHASAHWGKEEACRILVENLCDMDLINKMGQTAFDVADEDVLGYLEELQKKQNLLIGDKDVKKSPLIETTTTGDNNQSLKPLKSKETLLLEPEKVAPRIETLEPEKVDEGEEGKKDESSCSSEEEDDEDSESETEADKTKPSASVSNSTTPAPTSISVSPPTSPTNQVTTPTSPVKKAIQPAAKVSTKVEEDRKDESPSSWRLGLRKTGSYGALAEITATKEALREKDTTGVMRSASSPRLSSSLENKDKEKEKDKGTRLAYVAPTIPRRLASTSDIDEKENSGSFGRRHEDLGSSTTSSSPTTTTTSSSVTSPTGHRGLLSSLGSSSTRTGSTSLTSRYWSEESAEREKDKEKESAAVIPTMNTGSTTTTTSTTTTPAISTTTTTGIVTGIVTGIVTGSERRRSYLTPVRDEESESQRKARSRQARQSRRSTQGVTLTDLQEAEKTIVRSRPPKTREEEKEEKEKQDKEKQQEEKKELETKEDDYRSKYRSFEERYRPSSSSSTSAISTVSTSSTPYSSTTLSSSSSSLNRPNSLTGITSSYSRSSRDTEKEMDKKEEEKEGEDKSQPRSIRDRRRPREKRRSTGVSFWTQDGDENDPDQQSDSEEGSTKGEPQSDRLSRNESSTSSLDRNDTLYSRGYGESRRTYSSRLDRDDTTDYKKLYEQILAENEKLKAQLRDTDLELADLKLQLEKATQRQERYADRSQLEMEKRERRALERKISEMEEELKNLPQVKQVQALRQVKERLQAENRALSRVLAKLSRSACSQLPTVDL
- the ppp1r12a gene encoding protein phosphatase 1 regulatory subunit 12A isoform X3, with translation MKMADAKQKRNEQLKRWLGSETDQEPPVLKKKKTKVKFDDGAVFLAACSSGDTEEVLRMLDRGADINYANVDGLTALHQACIDDNVDMVTFLVEHGAGINQPDNEGWIPLHAAASCGYLDIAEYLISQGANVGVVNSEGETPLDIAEEEAMEELLQNEINRTGVDIEAARKEEERVMLRDARQWLNSGQIQDSRHTKSGGTALHVAAAKGYVEVLKLLIQTGYDVNIKDFDGWTPLHASAHWGKEEACRILVENLCDMDLINKMGQTAFDVADEDVLGYLEELQKKQNLLIGDKDVKKSPLIETTTTGDNNQSLKPLKSKETLLLEPEKVAPRIETLEPEKVDEGEEGKKDESSCSSEEEDDEDSESETEADKTKPSASVSNSTTPAPTSISVSPPTSPTNQVTTPTSPVKKAIQPAAKVSTKVEEDRKDESPSSWRLGLRKTGSYGALAEITATKEALREKDTTGVMRSASSPRLSSSLENKDKEKEKDKGTRLAYVAPTIPRRLASTSDIDEKENRDSTALIRSGSYTRRRWDDDLKNSEGSASTNRTPSYQRSTSHTLALGRSGSTRDVPAKSSSTSSLDPNTCNTKPWQPPTSHYQSYSIYRSGSFGRRHEDLGSSTTSSSPTTTTTSSSVTSPTGHRGLLSSLGSSSTRTGSTSLTSRYWSEESAEREKDKEKESAAVIPTMNTGSTTTTTSTTTTPAISTTTTTGIVTGIVTGIVTGSERRRSYLTPVRDEESESQRKARSRQARQSRRSTQGVTLTDLQEAEKTIVRSRPPKTREEEKEEKEKQDKEKQQEEKKELETKEDDYRSKYRSFEERYRPSSSSSTSAISTVSTSSTPYSSTTLSSSSSSLNRPNSLTGITSSYSRSSRDTEKEMDKKEEEKEGEDKSQPRSIRDRRRPREKRRSTGVSFWTQDGDENDPDQQSDSEEGSTKGEPQSDRLSSTSSLDRNDTLYSRGYGESRRTYSSRLDRDDTTDYKKLYEQILAENEKLKAQLRDTDLELADLKLQLEKATQRQERYADRSQLEMEKRERRALERKISEMEEELKNLPQVKQVQALRQVKERLQAENRALSRVLAKLSRSACSQLPTVDL